From the genome of Fusobacterium varium, one region includes:
- the yueI gene encoding Uncharacterized conserved protein — translation MSENIIDKKNSTKINFLKTLAEKTLYLDEFKENVILALTKKQVMSGIIYTEVIDAMKKEGTASIKMRRDVPLKDFNPYIMEAEKAGIQYTLVDALDMKGDIVLVVVSKEAIDNENREVIVEDEEEKFRKVGLSEEYPKHLGEKLCSKHYKMLSEKMPSYEGKFEELNLLDRLLGKSCPICKKEKEKD, via the coding sequence ATGAGTGAGAATATAATTGACAAAAAAAATAGTACAAAAATTAATTTTTTAAAAACTCTAGCTGAAAAAACTTTATATCTTGATGAGTTTAAAGAAAATGTTATACTTGCTCTTACAAAAAAACAGGTTATGTCTGGGATAATTTACACTGAAGTTATAGATGCGATGAAAAAAGAAGGAACTGCTAGTATAAAAATGAGAAGAGATGTTCCTCTTAAAGATTTTAATCCTTATATAATGGAAGCAGAGAAAGCAGGTATTCAGTACACATTAGTTGATGCCTTAGATATGAAGGGAGATATAGTTTTAGTTGTTGTTTCAAAAGAAGCTATAGATAATGAAAATAGAGAAGTGATAGTGGAAGATGAGGAGGAAAAATTCAGAAAAGTAGGATTGAGTGAAGAATATCCTAAGCACTTAGGAGAAAAATTATGCTCAAAACATTATAAAATGCTTTCTGAAAAAATGCCATCATATGAAGGGAAGTTTGAAGAACTTAATTTATTAGACAGATTATTAGGAAAATCATGTCCTATATGTAAGAAAGAAAAGGAGAAGGATTAA
- a CDS encoding Putative NADPH-quinone reductase (modulator of drug activity B) has translation MKKLSLLFLVATLSMSTFSAEKADGKAGASVTESKKVDMANIDAITSASIVPAAIVKEYVPKGFTDSKNKKALFVIGDPRHNSVTFDMAYTAMKFFEENGIEVTLRDLYAMKWNPVLSFDEFYYQKDGIGTPTKDVAEEQKFVTQADYIIFVYPNWHDSANSIVKGYQERVFAKEFAYTADSNGLRGLLKGKGLFTIMNCGFLGGGRGFIGNGVGISDEKWDSYMKAYKVFDDDLAEWWGMDNYGRFMNDRYPKNLSENYSKEIDKLREDLKVYLNKTFINKK, from the coding sequence ATGAAAAAATTATCATTATTATTTTTAGTTGCTACTTTATCTATGTCAACATTTTCAGCAGAAAAAGCTGATGGTAAAGCTGGAGCTTCAGTCACTGAATCAAAAAAAGTTGATATGGCAAATATTGATGCAATTACTTCTGCTTCTATTGTTCCTGCTGCTATAGTAAAAGAATATGTTCCAAAAGGATTTACTGATTCAAAAAACAAAAAAGCCTTATTTGTAATAGGGGATCCAAGACATAATAGTGTTACCTTCGATATGGCTTACACTGCTATGAAATTTTTTGAAGAAAATGGAATAGAAGTAACTCTTCGTGACCTTTATGCTATGAAATGGAATCCAGTTCTTTCATTTGATGAATTCTATTATCAAAAAGATGGAATAGGAACTCCTACAAAAGATGTAGCTGAAGAACAAAAGTTTGTAACTCAGGCTGACTATATTATTTTTGTATATCCTAACTGGCATGATAGTGCTAATTCCATTGTAAAAGGATATCAAGAAAGAGTATTCGCTAAAGAATTTGCTTATACAGCTGATAGTAATGGATTGAGAGGTCTATTAAAAGGAAAGGGTCTTTTCACTATTATGAACTGTGGATTCCTTGGTGGAGGAAGAGGATTTATTGGAAATGGTGTGGGAATATCTGATGAAAAATGGGATTCCTATATGAAAGCTTACAAAGTTTTTGATGACGATCTTGCTGAATGGTGGGGAATGGATAATTATGGAAGATTTATGAATGATAGATACCCTAAAAACCTTTCTGAAAACTATTCTAAAGAAATTGACAAATTAAGAGAAGACCTTAAAGTTTATCTAAATAAAACTTTTATCAATAAAAAATAG
- the murAA gene encoding UDP-N-acetylglucosamine 1-carboxyvinyltransferase 1 — translation MVEAFKVTGGKEISGVLEVEGSKNAALPIMIATLIEKGTYILKNVPNLMDIRTLVKLLESLGLEIEKLDDHSYKIVNNGLTNLVAGYELVKKMRASFLVMGAMLAHEKKAKVSLPGGCAIGARPVDLHLKGFESLGVKLTIDHGYVDAEAEELKGGVIILDFPSVGATENIIMAAVKAKGKTILENAAREPEIEDLCYFLNDMGAKITGIGTSRLEIEGVEKLFPCEHTIIPDRIVAGTFIIASVMFDGKIEVKGVVKEHLGSFLMKLDEMGVKFDIEGDRLRVLSKLSDLKPVKVTTMPHPGFATDLQSPIMTLMSLANGTSEIKETIFENRFMHVPELNRMGAKIDISNSSATITGVGNFSSAEVMASDLRAGASLILAALKADGVSIINRIYHVDRGYENLDLKLKKIGADIERIKTEI, via the coding sequence ATGGTAGAAGCATTTAAAGTAACAGGTGGAAAAGAAATTTCAGGGGTATTGGAAGTAGAAGGATCAAAAAATGCAGCTCTTCCTATAATGATTGCAACACTTATAGAAAAAGGAACATATATTTTAAAAAATGTTCCAAATCTAATGGATATAAGGACACTGGTTAAATTATTAGAAAGTCTTGGACTAGAAATAGAAAAATTAGATGACCATTCATATAAAATAGTAAATAATGGACTTACTAATTTAGTGGCAGGATATGAACTGGTAAAAAAAATGAGAGCTTCTTTTCTTGTTATGGGGGCAATGCTTGCACATGAGAAAAAAGCTAAAGTATCTCTTCCAGGAGGATGTGCTATAGGAGCTAGACCTGTAGACCTTCATTTAAAAGGTTTTGAATCTCTTGGAGTAAAACTAACAATAGATCATGGTTATGTAGATGCTGAAGCAGAAGAATTAAAAGGTGGAGTAATAATTCTTGATTTTCCAAGTGTAGGTGCTACAGAAAATATAATAATGGCTGCAGTAAAGGCTAAAGGAAAAACTATTCTTGAAAATGCAGCTAGAGAACCTGAGATAGAGGACCTTTGTTATTTTTTAAATGATATGGGAGCAAAAATAACTGGGATAGGAACAAGTAGATTGGAAATAGAAGGTGTTGAAAAATTATTTCCATGTGAACATACAATAATACCAGATAGAATAGTAGCTGGGACATTTATAATAGCTTCTGTAATGTTTGATGGGAAAATAGAAGTAAAAGGTGTAGTTAAAGAACATCTAGGAAGTTTCCTTATGAAATTAGATGAGATGGGAGTAAAATTCGATATAGAAGGAGATAGATTAAGAGTACTATCTAAACTTTCTGATTTGAAACCAGTAAAAGTAACTACTATGCCTCATCCAGGGTTTGCAACAGATCTTCAGTCACCTATAATGACATTGATGTCTTTAGCTAATGGAACAAGTGAAATTAAGGAAACTATATTTGAGAATAGATTTATGCATGTACCAGAATTGAATAGAATGGGAGCAAAAATAGATATAAGCAATAGTTCTGCAACTATAACTGGAGTTGGAAATTTTTCTTCAGCAGAGGTAATGGCAAGTGATTTAAGAGCTGGAGCCAGTTTAATACTTGCAGCATTGAAAGCTGATGGAGTAAGTATTATAAAT